Within Mytilus edulis chromosome 10, xbMytEdul2.2, whole genome shotgun sequence, the genomic segment tacaagttaattCTAAAAGTagaattcaatggaagtaaataagctgtttacttaaataaatgtaaacTATGTCAATGggccacagatgcccctgcttgtgaaaaaaacatcagtaaacttccacatatagatgcaggataCACGTTATTTTGACCGGAAATGTGAccataagcattatgtataagtttcaaaatatttggttaaggcaaactgaAGTTGAAGAACGGTAACAACATATTTAACATTTTCCTATCTTAAGGCTCTgtgttgacatttgtatcattagtactcataccacatcttcttacatatAATGACTcatgaacagtaaaagtgacgccacccaataTCGAACTTCATAGATCTATGTTTtggggtaataagcattgcgtataaggTTTATAACGTTTGATTGAGTAAAACTTATTtaagagaatggaaacgaaaTTTTgagcattttctatgttttttataGGGACACGAATTTTCATAAACGGTAAAGGTGACgctaccaaatttcaaattttattttgtgttgtgtgGTACATGTAATaagcattgtcccaggttaggggatggTGGAGATCCCGCCTTATTcagtatgtatgtgcctgtcgcatgtaaggaacctgtaattcagtatttgtcgtttgtttatgtttacatatttgtttttcgttcattttttgttcatGAATTTGTCCGTTtctattctcgtttgaattgttttacattgtcatttcgggaacttttataggtgactatgagGTATgacctttgctcattgttgaagaccgtattgtAACCTATTGCAGTTAATTCCTGTGTCAtctgatctcttgtggagagttctcattggcactcaagtCATTTTAGGTAAAGGGTGGGGATCCCGTTAACAAATTTAGTCCCGCCTTATTCTatatgtatgcgcctgtcccaagtcaggagcctgtaattcaatgattgtcgtttgtttatttgttacatatttgttttttgtacatacaGTAGGCCGTTAGTTCTCtcggttgaattgttttacattgtcatttcgtagccttttaaagctgacttattgtgtatggactttgctcattgttgaaggccgtatggtgacctatagttgttaatttctgagtcatttggtctcttgtggagagttctcattgacactcatgccacatttttttttatattgtgtttacGTTTTGTAGTATTTCCAAatattggttgaggcaaactaaagttaggagaACGGGACTCATTTTTTGGGATGTTCGGGAAGGACGGACTAGGGCAACACCTCATGTCTCTCCATGGcaccaacacagaagttctgactattgtgctggtaATACTCATCTCAGTAGCACTGTCATTAGCACACACacaatttattatacaaatatttaatcttaatttttatttttttttggggggggggggggggtgggggccGAATGATTATAAGTAATGCCTTCACAAGGAGtctaaaatttgacaaatttattgtacatatacatttttgtaatattttatagcttatttttcaactaaatttaaagcttacaaacttaaattgatcatctttttctttttataagtctgttaacattttgttttgaacaaaacgatttgttacttatacttcacatgtattttttatcaaatctgGCATTATTACAAagccaattaaaataaaattcagtcgaacttgaaaacaaatatgcaatcattcaaatatatatgcaagtcgttaACTAGTCAAGTGTCTAGATGCACATATCGTCGGTCAATTGAACGACTTGTcgttttaaaacttctagaaatattaACGGAAATAAGGTAtgagtaaagaaaaataaatgaaaacagaacgaCTTAATGgaataaaaggatgttcgatatactgtatatttcggtttatttttaaaatctatacgatgcttcaattatttttatctagtttcctaatgaaaataattaaaagagaAGATAAATAACTTACAGCTTCCTTTACCGCCGATGCTGAAATGTTTagtgttataaaacaattttagcgtctttgacctactttattttttaatcggatacttgcggttatcttctccaagttcaacgggaacattagaatgatctagaatagaacccagatggaaccaagaagtcgGGTTGCTAcaaccaaacaacccggatgttgaatcagttaccatggtttcgaacaaAAGAACCAATGTtcagaaccaaaaaaaaaaacacaggtgGAACCAAGGTTTaaaaccagagtgcccggatagaaCCTTATTGCATTCAGaattctcttgactttttataccttcaacgtattttccaaatcatttatttttttagtatatataaatatgtatgtcATTCCGCACTAATCGCGATCAAAGTTGAGGGCCGATATCTCACAAAACTTGTTTACTACCGTCAAATATTCCTGAGCATTTTCTTAATAAGAGGTCTAACGAATGCCATAGTCTGAatgcctttttttcttttttggtgtgcataatttgttttgtaatagGAACATGCACTATttatgttgatttattttgttcacggtttttttcatttatatatttatgactTGACATATTGTGTGAACATCTTATTTTGCGTCACGTTTTATCAGTCTGGGGCAACACAACATATATATTGCTAAAATTATTctatgtacaaaaataaaaataaaaaaatatttttaaattattgttaatatgttaagattttatttttttccttgtATGTCACTATGTGTCTTCTTGTAATCTTGAACATATTGAAGTTAAAAAGTATTATGTAGATGTAAATGCAGTGGTGTGTATCAATTTCTCTTTTTATTTATACAGAGATCAtgatcaatatatgtttattgtacatttgaaaatttcattttggaaattccaacgctcGAATGAAGAGTTTTAGTGACGACGTTAGACTTAAACCTAACCTTCTCGAATGTAATCAAATCagtcaaattttatgaaatgaatacattttctatattcattCAAGTATTTAGTACGCTGAAACGCATCCATAACCAATAGTTGTTTTAAcaacattaaatatttattatgatGGCATGAATGTGTATCTGAACAAAAGCCTTACTATCGATGTTCTTCATTGAAATTTCGAAAATTTTAATGCAATGGTGACATCCTTTAATTTACTGCTTGACAACGAAGAACAttcactttcattttcattttagtccaataattaattttattagTGACTCCATTGATACCAGTGCTTTGTGCATCGAGCATGTAAATTTTTCTATACCAATAATTATATTCTTCGCAGCATTATTTATCAGGCATGATACGGTGTTCGAATTTAATTAAAACTTGATGAATTTTTAATGACATTCCATTTACAAGTTTTAATAAGCTTTACAAACTTTAGTTATTGAATTATGATTAATAAGTTATTGATAATGGTATGACTTGGGACTGGGTAAAAAACAGGAAATTTGGTTTTTAAGCTAAAGTGATGTTGTCCAATAACTTGGGGTTGGGTGAGGGGGAGGGAAAGAGTATCAAAACACTTTGTAATAGAgtatattatacaaaaaaaaaaattgatatatcaTTAAATTAAACTAGAAATGtctattgaatattattattttcctaatgtaaagtttaaatttttgatcGTGAAACAGGTTTAACTGAGACATGTGAGACTCATTGTGACTTGCTCGAAGTATGAGAAGTCGCAGGTTAGAAACATAATCCCACGTCAGACTTCATTGGTATAGAATGCTTCACAATTAAGCTTAAGGCATTTATAAATAAAGCAAATATTGTGGGGCTCGGAGTCAATTGTTGTATTTGAATATACATGTCGAGAGGTATAAATTTATCTTCCAGACTGGCTGATCTGTTTTGAAAAGTGAACTCGAACCGTTCTGATGATTTGTTGTCATTTTACTGTTTGTTTCCATATGCTCATGTTTTCTAAAATTGGTACTGGCTAGAAGATGAGTTTTTGAATGATCTCGAGAAAACAAATTTCCCTTTTAACTATTTCGAATTTGAACTGTTCATGctaaataaatattcaatttgtcttgatagttttttttctgtatgatgATACTTGAAAATTTGAACACTTTTAATAAGCTGTCTCACAAAaatgataacaaacaaaaaacgtatcattttcatgttttgtctTGAAAACTTATTTCCTTTCAAGTCGTCAcctttatataaattttaaaatgcaataATAGACAATAATTTGGAAGCTTTAGCATATCATGTTATAcacttaatattttatataaatagttCGATTTAGTTAATTATTACTTTCTGTTTTATAGGTGTTTTTTTGCGTATTTGTAATCGAACAACAATCTTACAAAACATAATTAATATCTACATTaaaataagaagttgtggttTGATGTACATTTATGAATCTTTGTTATCAATTGCATATCCTGAAGACTAAAATGACACTTTTGTTTCCGTCCATGTTTTCGTTATATCCcacttgatattttgtttttacaactATACCATACATGTTTTTGATCGAACAATGTCAGTCATTAGATAATCTGGTTTTCTCTGTCGTTTATTAAAAGTTTCCACATCAACTAGAAATGAACGTATTCTAGTATTAAGTTCATCATTTCCTTTCGCCCATGCGTATCTTTTCTGTTTAAATTCATCTGTTTTATCcggttttccatatttttcttctgtttctattttacttaGTTCTGTTAGTTCTCTCCGTGAACGAATTTGTCGCTTTCGCAGTTGCATTGCATACGCAACTTCAGGTTTCATGACCGGTATATCCTGAGCCTCCATCACTTCACCGTCTTTAAGATCTTGAAATCTGACTATTGCTGGGCGACGCTGTCGTTTACTTCGCTCTTTTCTCAGATAAGCTGGCGAAGAAAGACAACGAAGTGTCATAAAACTTCGGTAGCCTTGAATGTTTTTATGTATAACTTTAGTGTCATTTTTAGATGAAGATTTCGAGGAAGTTAACTTCTGCATAGAAATAGCAAACATAGTCAGAGTACTAACAGGTGGCTTATCAGAGTCACGACGTATATTGTTCTCAACATGAGTCTGTGGTCTGCTTCCTAAACTAGAACTTTGCATTCCATAAGTAAGTACTTCCGTTGTGTGTGGTGTTCCATCGCGTGATTTTGGAGTATGAGATCGTCTATCATACAGAGAAACACTGTCTTTAATCTCACCACGTTTAATAGCAGAACTTAAACGCGAAATTTCTTCAGCTTCCTTTCGCGCCTCTTTTAACGCATCGTCATTATCTATACTTGCTCTAAATTTTGCTTTGTGTAAACTGGCTATTTTACTTTCCAAACTGTCTGATAAGAATGAGTTTTCTTGATATGTTGTACTGTGATCAATTTTGATGTTCCCTCGAGAATCAATATCAGTATGGTGCTTACTTGTCGAAGGCATCTTATATTCTAATTATCAACAATATTCCCATTTCAATTCGTTTTGTTGAATGATTCTGAAAGTataaaaagaagtttttttgtCAAAACAGACCAGACATTGATAGtgtattttatcttaaaaaatatCAGTAAAAGATTGAAATTCGATgaataatgtttgtttttgtgAGTAATTGATGATTGCCTATCGTCCAACAGCAAATATTACATCCACCAGTAGAGGGCCATTTCAGTTTGAAAGAGACATTCTTTCTACCCTGCTGtgaaaaatttcagcaaaatcCGTCAGCAAAATCAGATTTTGTGATCCAGGGGGTTGATAGATTGACTTTTAATGCTGCTAGCGTTAACGAAAAGCGGCAAATACAAATATCACAATATGTAAATTGtgataattttcttctttttaattcctttttcattattcaagataatatttTCTGTCCAGGTTAACATTATGAAATACAGTTGAAAAATGAATCCGttcgttatttattttatatgactATCAATTTCGAAAATTATATGGTATGGATACAAAGAAACcacaaaatgaaattaaaaactaaCCTGAGAAAGTTGACAACCATGAATAATCTTCCAATAACTTGAGATATTTATTAATATTCTATTAACAGTTAAAGTTTATGTGTAGAACATTAAATAGAAGATAACAAACTTTAACCGATCTTCTTTCATAGAGAGTTTGTTCAAATGTTCTTTAACAATAAGTTATGCACAAGGATACTATCTCTTCTGACGATATGTATGTCGTAAATCTGTCAAGCAACAAGTCGTTTAATACACTGTTTCTATTGAAATGTTTAAAGGATGCTCTATCCGACATGCTGAGTGTATACATCTCCTAGCAATCATCACATTTACTTAATGCATGGTATTAGATGTGTAAATACACCTGACTGAATTATATAAAAACACTTATCTGACATTGTAATATCACTCAGTCCGCAGCAAattatatattgattttaattgGGTAATATTACCTTGGCAATATATAAACAATAGCTTATGCCATTCCGTGATAAGTGAATACTTGAAAGGCATTAATTCTTAATTAATTTTCAGAAGTTATTGCAAGAATTGATTTTCTGGTTAAAATATGGGATACATTAGATTTAGATTGAAAAACGGGAGGATCAAAACTATCTTCAAAAGGTATGCAAgttttaataaaaagatatataaaatagttTTCTGTTTACCATCCCACTTCTTCATATGGTTTGATTTGTTCTAGATAtacatgaaatagttgccactgaaTGTTGCCGGAAATAGCAAATATTAATATGActgtgtttattttctttagttttacTTCGTATATATACGGTTTGGATCTCTAAAAAATATATCAGCATTTGAACATCATTCCATTAGAAATTTCTCTTTAGAGGGCACGGTTTTTTTCACTGATTTTTTTGAAAGGCAGGAAATCTGTATCTGTATAATATCTTCAACTACTAGTTTCATTATGCCCGACCTACGACAGAAGAGGGGTGTAATATATTTGCTATGTAATAATACAATCCAGTTTCTATAACTAATTTATTAACAAGTACATCGTTTGATGGTCAGACTACAGAATGCCAACATGTGTATAAGAACTTCAATTGAtctatttaattacatgtttatctaAGAATGTGCAGACATGTGAGAGTTGCTGATCTGTCAATTATAATTACTGTAACAGATGATACGGTAATAAAATGAGATGAACTTTATAACACTTCTCCGGccttagataaaaacaaattaaaaacaaattaactcAATTACAGAAAATTAATGTCTTTTCACGGCTACTGATTGATAAGTCCATATcagattgaaaacaaataaaaatgtcagATCACAAAGATTCATTCGTTAAAGTTTGTCTGCACTGAAACTATAATGTCctactatgaaaataaaaataaaaatgttcgcaCTGGTCTTGTTGTTATTTCTTACACTAATTGATATGTACTCACATGCACTGCGAAGTACTTAATGCATTTCAAACGGTTGTGAGGATTATTATGCCTCTTTATAAATCAACCatttatttcaacacaaaatCCTTTAAATGCGATGGTTCTTTTCTTATTCTCTTCGGATAGCGTGGTTCCATTTGTTCAGTCATGTTTGACGGTTTCTCGATTTGCGGTTGTTCGGTCTCAGGAGTACTTATCGGTATAGTTATTTCTGGCTCAAACAAATCACTGTCATTGtcacatttttcttcattttcgttGTTTGTGCAATCGAAGTTTCGTACTCTGATGTGGTCAATATGTCTACGAATGACACGTCCATCTTGCaatttaatatgaaatgaaaGTGGTCCTGATTGTTTTATAACTTCTCCTGGAATCCATTTAATCTTTGAACCAATTGCGAAATTTCGGGCAAATACTCCCTGTCCTACATTAATTTGTCTGTTCACAGATTTCTTATCGTGATAATGTTTCTGTTTTTGTTGTCTCTCCTGAACTCGCTTCTCGATATTTGGGAAAACTAAATCTAGACGTGACTTGAGTTTCCTTTTCATTAGCAATTCTGACGGTGCCAGTCCTGTCGTTGTTTGTGGTGTAATACGGTAGTTGAAAAGAAAACGGTTCAACTTTTCCTGGATAGTTCCTTCTTTGATTTTCTTCATTCCTTCTTTGAAACTCTGAACTGCTCGATCAGCACAACCATTACTAGCTGGATGCCACGGCGCGGAAGTGCGATGTTCAATTCCATTTGATTTCACATAATCGGCGAATTCCTTACTAGTAAATGCGGCTCCATTATCACTAATAATAAGATCACATAATCCGTGTGTTGCAAACGTTTGTTGAAGTTTTGCAATCGTAGCTTCGGATGTTGTAGAATTCATAACGTGTATCTATCTATTTTGAATACGCATCAACCATAATTAGAAATGATTTGTTCATAAATGGTCCTGCAAAGTCTATGTGTATTCTTGACCACGGATGGCTCGGATATTCCCACGGATGTAACGGCGCTTCTGCTGGTAACTTGCGGTTTTCCTGACAACTGTAACAATTAACTACAGTTAATTCCAAGTCATTGTCCATTCCCGGCCACCATATATAGCTTCTTGCTAGACTTTTCATTCTAGTAATCCCTGGATGTCCTTGGTGTAATTCATTTAACATGGCTTCACGTCCTGGTTGTGGTAGGATTACTCTTCCTCCCCACAATATGCATCCGTCCTGACTACACAGTTAATTTTTTCTGCTATAATACGGTtttatgtcttcactgggacatTTTGACGGCCATCCATTCAAAATGTATCTAAGCACCATAGACAGTATTGTGTCCTTGCGTGTCCACTTTTGAATTTGTTTAGCATCCACTGGCGTAGTGGCTAAATGTTCCATTAATAATATAGTATCACCTGGCGTTGGTGtcttttcaatgtttgttttcaGCGGTAGTCTACTCAGTCCATCCGCATTACCATTCAAACTCCCTTCTTTGTATACAATCGTGTACTCATATGCAGCTAAAGTCAGTGCCCACCTTTGAATTCGAGATGCGGCCATTGTAGGTATAGGTTTATCTTCTCGAAATAAACCTATGAGCGGCTTGTGACCGGTTATGATTGTAACGGGGTGTCCATacaaatattgatgaaatttcTTGATACCAAATAGTATGGCCAGACTCTCCTTCTCAAGAACGGAATAATTCTTCTCTGCTGATGTAAGTGTTCGAGATGTATAAGCTATTGGTTTGTCGCTGCCGTCGTCCATTTTATGCGAAAGTACGGCGCCTAATCCATATGGTGATGCATCACATGgtaatattaatttatttttcggATCGAAATGTACAAGTACTGATGCGGATTTCAACAGCTGTTTTGACTCTATGAACGCTTTTTCCTGTTCTTTTTCCCAACTCCATTTTGTGTCTTTCTAAGTACATGTAGCGGCTTTAATAAATGAGATAAATTCGCTAACAATCTATTGTAATAGTTCAGCATTCCAAGATAAGCTTTCAGTTCTGTCACGTTTGTCGGACTTGGTGCTTTATCGATCGCCTCAACTTTACTCTCAACTGGATATATtccgtgtttgtttattttaaatcccAAATAAACAACTTCTGCGGCCATGAACACACACTTCTGTTTCTTTAGCTGAATTCCGATTCTCTTAAATCTAGACAATACCTCAGAAAGAGTATTAAGATGTTTCTCCCTTGTTTTACCCGTCATCAGTATATCATCTACTCGAACCAAAACATTGGCTATACCTTGAACAACATTTTCAAGTGTTCTTTGGAAAATACCTGGGCTGGACGCTACACCATACGGAAGTCTATTGTATCTGAATAAACCCTTATGCATGTTTATAGTAACATACCTCTTACTGTCCTCATCAAGTTCAATCTGTTAATATGCTTGGTTTAAATCCAATTTTGTATATTCTTGTCCTCCTCCAAGCGTTGCGTATAAATCCTCTGTTTTAGGAATAGGATAATTATCCAACTTTGAAACGGCATTAACGGTTACCTTGTAGTCACCACAAATTCTAATAGATCCGTTCTCCTTAACTACAGGTAATATCGGAGCGACCCAGTCGGAAAATTCCACTTGCTGAATCTGACCCTCTTTCTCAAGACGTTCAAGTTCCATCTCCACTTTATCCTTTAACGCATACGGCAAAGGGCGAGCCTTGAAATATTTCGGTACGGCATTCTCATCAACATAAATCTTGGCTTTCATGCCTTTTACAGTTCCAAGTTCATCTTTGAAAACCTCCTTATTTGCTTCCA encodes:
- the LOC139493344 gene encoding uncharacterized protein, which codes for MPSTSKHHTDIDSRGNIKIDHSTTYQENSFLSDSLESKIASLHKAKFRASIDNDDALKEARKEAEEISRLSSAIKRGEIKDSVSLYDRRSHTPKSRDGTPHTTEVLTYGMQSSSLGSRPQTHVENNIRRDSDKPPVSTLTMFAISMQKLTSSKSSSKNDTKVIHKNIQGYRSFMTLRCLSSPAYLRKERSKRQRRPAIVRFQDLKDGEVMEAQDIPVMKPEVAYAMQLRKRQIRSRRELTELSKIETEEKYGKPDKTDEFKQKRYAWAKGNDELNTRIRSFLVDVETFNKRQRKPDYLMTDIVRSKTCMV